AACGCGCTGTTGCAGATCTTCCAGGGTCAGGGTGGCACGCTGGTATCCCTGCTGAACAGCGGTGGTTCGTTCGCCAAGACCCTGGCCGACCGGGACGCGCTGATCGGCAGCGTGATCAACAACCTGAACACCGTGTTGCAGACCATCGATCAGCGCGGCGACCAGTTCGCCACCACGCTCGCCGAACTGCAGCGGCTGATCAGCGGATTGGCCGCCGACAGAGACCAGATCGGCGACGCGATTCCGCGCATCGCCGGAGCCACCGGCGACCTGACCGACCTGCTCGCCCAGGCCCGCCCGGACCTGAAGGACACCATCGAGCAGACCGGCCGCGTGGCGGCCAACCTCGACGCGGGCTCCGACACCGTCCAGTGGGTGCTGGACCGGCTTCCCTCGACCTATCGGCAGCTGATCAGGATCGGTTCCTACGGCTCCTTCCTCCAGCTCTACGTCTGCGGGACGAATTTCCTGGTGGACGGTCCGGACGGGAAGACCATGAAGATCAACATGCCCGCCGAGCAGACGACAGGAAGGTGTGCCGAGAACCGATGAACGAGCAGCGATCAACCGCCGTCACCATCGGCATCGTCGGCCTCGTGCTCGCGGTGGCGGTGGCACTGTCGGCACTGCAATTCGACCGGCTGCCGTTCATCCGGTCCGGTGCGACGTTCACCGCGTACTTCGCCGACGCAGGCGGCCTGGTGCCCGGCGACCCGGTCCAGGTCGCCGGTGTGCGCTCCGGCCGGGTGGACAAGGTCGGCCTGGACGGCGCGAAGGTGCTGGTCCGGTTCACCCTGGACGAGTCGATCGTGCTGGGGCAGAAGACGTCGGCGGCGATCAAGACCAACACCGTGCTCGGGCGCAAGTCGCTGGAGGTGACCCCGTCCGGCTCCGGGGCGCTGCGCACCGACGACACGATTCCGTTGGACCGCACCACCTCGCCGTATTCGCTCAACGAGGCCCTGGGCGATCTGGCGGGCACGGTGCACGGCCTGGATATGGAGAAGGTCGACCAGACCCTCGACGCGCTCTCGGCGACCTTCGCCGACACCCCCGCTCCGCTCCGGTCGGCGTTGGACGGCGTCACCGCGCTCTCGCGCAGCATCAACGCGCGCGACGAGGCGCTGTCGGACCTGCTGAAGCGGGCGCAGAGCGTCACGAAGATCCTCGCCGACCGCGGCAACCAGATCAACGCGCTGCTGCTGGACGGCAATGAGCTGCTCGGTGAGCTGGATCGGCGCCGCACCGCGCTCGGCCAGTTGATCGTCTACGTGAACGGCCTGGCCGAGCAGCTGTCCGGTCTGGTCGCCGACAACGAGGCGCAGCTGAAACCGGCGCTCGACAAGCTGAATTCGGTGCTTGCCCTGTTGCAGAAGAACAAGCAGAACCTCGCCGACGCGCTGGTGGGGCTCGGTCCGTTCGCGGCCGCCCTCGGCGAGCAGGTCGGCAGCGGCCCCTACTTCCAGGCGTACGTGGTCAACGCGAGCAGCAAGTTGCTGCAGCCGATGGTGGACGCCCTGCTGTGGCCGCAGCACCTGCCCGACGACCTGCGCAGCTACCTCGAGCCGTTCCCGTCGATCGAACCCGCGACCCAGGAGCCGCCGCGATGAGTGAGCGCAGCGAGCGAACAACCGGTGCAGCCGAGCGCAGCGAGCGAACAACAGGCGCGGGCGCAGTACGGAAACTGCCCCGCTGGGTCCTTGTGCTGGCGGGCGTGCTGGCCGCCGCCCTTGTGGCGGTTGGCGTGTGGAACGGCATCACCCGGATCGGAACCACCGGCATCACGGCTTATTTCCCGTCCACCTCCGGCCTGTACCAGGGCGACGACGTACGCGTGCTGGGCGTGCAGGTCGGGAGGATCGACTCGATCGAGCCGGGCAGCGACCGGGTGAAGGTGAAGATGACGCTCGACCGCGGCATCGACATCCCCGCCGACGCGCGGGCTGTGATCATCTCGCCTTCGCTGGTCTCGGCGCGGTTCATCCAGCTCGCGCCGGCCTACACCGGTGGACCGAAGATGAAGGACGGCAGCGAGATTCCGATCGAGCACACCGCTGTGCCCGTCGAATGGGACGACATCAAGGCGGAACTGACCAAGTTGGCGACCACGCTCGGTCCGGTCGGCGACGACGCGCAGGGCTCGTTCGGCCGCTTCATCAACACTGCCGCCGACAATCTCGACGGCAACGGCCAGAAGTTCCGCGACACACTTCATGAGTTGTCGGCGACGTTGAACACGTTGTCGGACCGGCGGACCGACCTGTTCGGCACCATCAGCAACTTGCAGAAGTTCGTCGACGTGCTCTCGGCGAGCAACGAGCAGATCGTGCAGTTCGGCGGCAGACTCGCGTCGGTGTCCTCGGTGCTGGCCGGTGTCTCGTCGGATCTTGGCGCCGGACTGGACAATCTGGACGCGGCGGTGGTCGATGTGCGCCGGTTCATCGAGGGCAACGGCGCCGAGCTCACCGAGGGTGTGCAACGGCTGGCCGATGCCACCCAGGTGCTGGTCGACAAGCGACCGGAGCTGGAAAGGGTATTACATTCCGGGCCGACCGCGCTGGTGAACTTCTACCAGATTTACAAGCCCGCTCAGGGCACCCTGACCGGCGCCATCGCACCGACCAACTTCGCGGACCCGCTCAGCTTCCTCTGCGGGTCGGTGCGCGCGTTGGAGACCAACGACTCCGACCGCAGCGCCGATCTCTGCGCGCAGTACCTTGCGCCGGTACTCAACACCCTGGCCATGAACTACGTGCCGATCATGGCGAACCCGGCCAGCGGCGTCACCGCGTTCCCGAACCAGCTGGTGTATTCCGATCCAAGCCTGGCAGGGCGGGTCGCGAGCGAGACGCCGCCGCAGCCACAACCCGCGCCAGTGAGCGTGCCGAACGGCATTGCCGGACTGGCCATTCCGGGAGGAGGGCGATGATGCCGACGCGGCGAATGCGCCGGAACGCCGCCCTCGCGGTGGGGCTTGCGGCGGTGCTCGGGATTTCCGGCTGTGAGTGGGACGGGCTGAACTCGCTGCCGATGCCCGGCACCGAGGGCACCGCGCCCGGCTCGTATCAGGTGCGAATCCAGATGCCGAACGTGACCACGTTGACCAGGAATTCGCCGGTACGGGTGCACGACGTCACGGTCGGCACGGTCTCGAAGATCGAGGTGGAGGACTGGCACGCGCTGGTCACCGTCACGCTGAACCCCGACGTGCAGCTGCCGGCCAACGCGGTCGCCAAGATCGGGCAGACCAGCTTGCTCGGCTCCAACCATGTGGAGCTGGCCGCGCCGACCGACCAGACCGCCGAAGGCCGGCTGCGCCCCGGCGATGTCATCCCGCTGGCGCGGGCCGGAGCCTTCCCGACTACCGAGCAGGTGCTGTCCTCGCTGTCGGTGGTGCTCAACGGCGGCGGCGTGTCCCAGCTGGAAACCATTACCCGCGAACTCAATTCCGCGTTCACCGGCCGGGAGGAAGCGATCCGGGATCTGCTACCGCAACTGAACGAACTGACCACGAACCTGGACCACCAGACCGGGGACATCATCGCCGCGATGAGCGGACTCGACCGGCTCGGCGGCCGGCTGGCCGAGCAGCGCGACGTGGTGGCGGCCGCCATCGAGCAGATCCATCCCGCGTTGACCGTGCTGGCCGATCGCAGGGCGAACATCACGCGGGCGATCACCGCGCTAGGTGAGCTGAGCGATGTCACCCAGCGGATCATCGACGCAGGTGGCAGCAATCTGAAGGCCAACTTGCGCGACCTCTGGCCGGCGCTGCAATCGCTGGCCGACACCGGCAACAACCTCACAGAGGCGCTGAAGATCGTGCTCACCTTCCCGTTCCCGATGAAGAATCTCGATCGCGCGATCAAGGGCGACTACCTGAATCTGTTTATGACGGTGGACATCACGGGCCGGCGGCTGGACTCGAACTTCCTCACCGGGACACCGCTGGGCGGGCGCTTCGGCGGCGTCGAGGGCGCGCTCGGCAGCTTCGCGCCGGGTACGGCAGCCCAGAACGGTGATCCGGCGACCGGGCCGCTGCAGGCGCCCCCGCCCGCCGCGAGCCAGCAGCCGCCGCCGACCATTCCCGGCCTTCCTCCGATCCCCGGCCTGCCCGCCATTCCCGGGCTGACCGTGCCCTTGCCGGGAAACACTGCGCCACAAGGGAGTCCGGGACAGTGACGCTCACTAGATTCGTCCGCACTCAGCTGATCATCTTCTCGATACTGACGGTGATCGGCCTGGTGGTGATGGGCGGGACGTATGTGAAGCTGCCTGCGATGTTCGGCATCGGACGCTACGAGGTGACGGTCCAACTTGCCGCGACCGGCGGTCTCTACCCGACGGCCAACGTCGCCTACCGCGGCACGAATGTCGGTCAGGTGAAGGAGGTTCGGCTCACGCCCGCCGGGGTCGCCGCGAAGCTGTCGATCGCGAGCGACCACAAGATCCCCTCCGACGTCGACGCGTGGGTGCGCAGCGTATCGGCGGTCGGCGAGCAGTACGTCGACCTGGTGCCCGCCGAGCACCGCACGGGCGGCAACCTGCACGACGGCAGCGTGATCCCGGTGGAACGCACCAAGCTGCCGCAGGATGTCGGGGCGCTGCTCGACCAGTCGGACCGGCTGCTGTCCAGCGTCGCCGACACCCGCCTGCGACAGGTCATCGACGAGGCGTTCCTCGCATTCAACGGTGCGGGCCCCGACCTGCAGCGGTTCATTGATTCCGCGGCGTTGCTGGTGCAGGAGGCGCAGAACAACGCGGAGCCGACCAAACAGCTGCTCGACCAGATCGGGCCGCTACTTGACACCCAGACCCGCTCGGACGCCGCGATCCGTTCCTGGACCGCCGATCTGGCGACCGTCACCGACCAGCTACGCGGCCACGACCCCGCGCTGCGCGGGGTGCTGCGCAACGGCCCCGCCGCGATGCAGCAGGTGAGTTCGCTGTTCAGCGACCTGAGGCCGACCCTGCCGCTGGTGCTGGCCAACCTGGTCAGCGTCGGCCAGGTTGCCGTGACCTACCACGCCGGACTGGAACAGATCCTGGTGGTCTACCCGCCGCTGGTCGCGGCGCTGCTCACCGCAGTCCGAGGACCGCTCGAGTACGGCGCCCTGGTCGACTTCATGACCGTCGTCAACGACCCGCCCGCCTGCACCACCGGTTTCCTCCCGCCGGACCAGCGCCGCTCGCCCAGCGAATTGGACACCGTGGACACGCCACCCGGCCTGTACTGCAAGGTCCCGCAGGACGCGCCCGAGGCCGTGCGCGGTATCCGCAACACGCCGTGTGCCGAGGTCCCCGGTGTGCGCGCCCCGACGCCGGATCTGTGCCGGACCGGGTACGTTCCGTTGGGCAACAACCCGCCGTTCGGCCCACCGCAGCCGGTCGCGCCTGCGGCCGCGCCCCCCGCGCGGGAACCCGCGGGTGTCGCACCCGCAAGTTACGGCGGTGGTACACCGGCCGCCGCGAGAGCCTACGACCCGGACACCGGCGTCTATATCGGCACCGACGGGCGCACGTACCGACAGGGCGATATCGGACCGAACGGTTCGGGCACGGTACCGTCGAGCTGGCAGGCGATGCTCGAGGAGCAGCAACGATGAGTGATGTCAACGGAGATGGTCACCGCACGCGGCGACGTGCGGTGCGCTCGGCCGGACCCCCGGTCGAGGAGAACGGGACCTCGACCACCACAGAATTCGAGACCTCGGCTCCCGAGGTCATCTCGGCCCGCGCCGCGGTTCTCGGCGCCGGCGCGGACAGCGGGCCGGCTTCCGTCGACGACGCGAACGCCGTGACGGAGCCGGACGTGGTCGCCTCGACCACCGACACGGCAGCCGACCAGGAATCGGTCGTTCTCGCGAAGACGGAAGGCGATGCCGCGCCTGCCGACGAAAAGGCGAACAGCGGCCGCCGCGTTCCGCAGCTTCTCGCACTGGGCGCCGCCGCGCTGCTGGTCTTGGCTCTGGTGTGCGGTGCGACCCTGTCGGTGTTCGCGGTGCGTTCGGCGGACCAACGCGACGCGCACCGCGACGAATATGTGCAGACCGCCCGGCAGGCGATCGTCAATCTCACTACCATCCGGGCCGATTCGGCCAAGCAGGACATCGATCGGATCCTGTCGCTGGCCTCGGGGGAGTTCAAAACCGAGTTCGACGGACGGGTCGACCCGTTCACCAGCATCGTGCAGCAGGCCAAGGTCGTCTCCAACGGCGAGATCGTGGCGGCCGCGCTGGAGAGCGACGACGACCGCTCCGCGCGCGTCCTGGTCGCCGCCAAACAGACGCTGACCAACGCGGGCCAGGCCGAGCCACAGACCAGGTATTACCGGTTCCGGGTGACCGTCACCCGCGGCGACGCCGGTCTGAGCGTGTCTAATGTGGAGTTCGTGGCATGAGCGGTCAGGCCCGGAGGAGGCAGCGAAGCGTGACCACGGAGGGCTCCGCTCATGCCGGAGAGGGCACAGCATGAGCGGTCAGGCTCGGAGGAGGCAGCGAAGCGTGACCACGGAGGGCTCCGCTCATGCCAGAGGAGGGCACAGCATGAACGGAATTCGAGGCAAGATTCTGCTCGCGATCGTCGGCGTGGTGGTCGCCGCGGCAGCGGTCATCGGCGGCGTGAACGGCTACCGCTACTGGGACGACCGGCAGGCCGAGCAGTCGCGCAAGGACGCGGTCGCGACCGCGGGCCGCACCGTCGAGGCGATGTTCACCTACAGCCCGCAGACCGTCGACACCGAGCTGCGGAAGTCGGCCGACAACCTCGGTGGCAGCTTCCGCGACGACTACTTGACGCTGATCGACAAGCAGATCGCGCCGGGCGCCAAGGAGAAGCAGCTCACCGTCACCGCGACCACCCAGGCGAGCGGCGTCATCTCGGCCGATCGCACCCACGCGGAAGTTCTGCTGTTCCTCAACCAGGTCACGACGAGCAAGGACACCCCGCAGGGCACAACCACCGGCAGCCGCGTGCGCGTCACGTTGGCGAAAACGGACTCCCGCTGGTTGGTCGAGGCGGTCACGCCGGTCTGATTGTCGAGAACGGCGACCGGTTCGATTCGGCTAGTCCGTATTCGGCGGCGTTCGACGGGGCAGCCGGACGGTGAACGTCGTACCCTCCTCAGGTGTGCTTCGCACGGTGACCGTGCCGCCGTGTGCGGTCACCAGGGCCTGCACGATGGACAGGCCCAGTCCGGTGCCGCCGCTGCTGCGTGCGCGTGAGGTGTCGGTGCGGTAGAAGCGCTCGAAGATTCGCTCCGCCTCCTCGGCAGGCAGACCGGGCCCGCTGTCCGCCACGTCGAGCACGACGTGGTCGGCGTCGGGTGTCACCAGTACCTCCACCGCGGTGTCGGGCGCGGTGTGCGTGACCGCATTGTTCAGGAGATTGGTCAGGACCTGGCGCAGCCGTGCCTCGTCGCCGATCACCTCCAATGTCCCTTCGCCCGGTTGGACTTTCAGCTCGATGGTGCGCATCGGTCCTTCGGTATGCCCGGCCGCGACCACCGCCCGCGCGTTGTGCACGGCATCACTGGCGACGGCGAGCAGGTCGACCGGTCCCAGTTCCAACGGGCGCTGCGCGTCCAGTCGCGCCAGCATCAGCAGGTCTTCGACCAGAACGCCCATCCGCTGGGATTCGCGCTCGATGCGATCCATGAACATCCCCGGATCGGTGGTGGCGCCCTGGCGGTAGAGCTCGGCGAACCCGCGGATCGTCGTGAGCGGGGTGCGCAACTCGTGACTGGCATCTGCGACGAACTGACGCATACGTTCCTCGGACCGCCGTGCGGCGTCCTCGGACGCCGCGGTCGCGGTGAACGCACGTTGGATCTGTGCCAGCATGCCGTTCAGTGAACGCGACAGCCGGTCCACCTCGGTGTTCTTGCCGCGCACCGGAACCCGGCGATGCAGGTCACCCTGTGCGATCGCAGCGGCGATGTTCTCGACCCGGCGCAGCGGGCGCAGGCTGCGCCGGACCACGAAGTACGCGATCACCGCCAGCGCGGCGAGCACGATCAGACCGACGATCAGTTGCAGCATCAGCAGCCGGTGCACCGTGTCGGTGTTCTGGGTGAGCGGCAACGCCACGGTGGTTGTCGCGTGTGGCGTGCGCACCGTCAGCACACGCCACTCGATCGGTCCGCCGTTCACGGAGCCTGTGGTGAAGGGGCCGGATCGTGGCGTGTCCGGCAGGGCGGGTTCGGCGTCGACGCCGAATGCTTTGATCGAGAACGACCGCCCGTCGACGATCTGTACCCGAACGTAGAACTGGCTCGGCGCATGGCGTGGGTCAGGCGGCAGCACCGGCGGCGGTGGTACCCGCTCCCGGCGGGACCACTCGCCGGCGCCCTCGCGCAGCTGCTGGTCGGTGCGGTTGGTCAGCTGCTGTTCCAGCCCGGAGGTCACCACCATGCCGGAGATGAGCAAGCCGAGGCCCGCCGTGAGGACAAGCAACACCATCAGCGTCACCCGCAGCGGGATCGCGGATAAGGCGCCTGCGGCTTTCGTGCGGGCCGTCGCGAGCCGACCCGGGCTCACCTAACGCCCGACCCGGCGATTGGGTGCGCGCATGACATAACCGACGCCGCGCAGGGTGTGGATCAGGCGCGTGTCGCCGGTGTCGACCTTCTTGCGCAGGTAGGAGACGTAGGTTTCCACGACGCCGACCTCGCCGCCGAAGTCGTAGCGCCATACATGGTCCAGGATGCGCGGCTTGCTCAGCACTGTGCCCGCGTTGACCATGAAGTAGCGCAGCAGCGTGAACTCGGTGGGGGACAGGGCCACCGGCTCGCCCGCCTTCCACACTTCGTGGGTGTCGTCGTCGAGTTCGATGTCCTCGAAGCGGATGCGCGAACTCTCCCGCTGCGGGGCGGCGTGGCCCGCGCGGCGCAGGATGACGCGCAGCCGGGCCACCACCTCTTCGAGGCTGAACGGCTTGGTGACGTAGTCGTCCGCCCCGAGGGTAAGGCCGGTGATCTTGTCCTGCACATCGTCGCGTGCGGTGAGGAACAGCACGGGCGCGTCGATGCCGTCGGCGCGCAGCCTGCGCAGTAGACCGAAGCCGTCCATGCCCGGCATCATCACGTCCACGATGAGCGCCTGTGGCCGGAAGGTGCGCGCCCGGTCCAGCGCCTGCGCGCCGTCGGCCGCGGTGTCCACCTCGAAGCCCTGATATCGCAGGCTCACGGCGAGCAGCTCGACAATCATCGGCTCGTCGTCGACCACCAGAACCCGTGCCTCGGGTGTCCGCTCCGCAGGCGCACCAGTCATTGCTTCATGGTCCAGCACACTGCTGCGAAGTTCCTGGACGAAAGCTGGGTGATTCCTGTGAACGCGAGATCAGCGCGACGGTGTGCGCGATTCCGGGTAGATGTCGTCGTCGGTCAGCAGCGCGCTACCCGCGACCTGATCCTGCGCCAACGCGTCGAGGAACGCCCGCGCCCAGCGGTCCACGTCGTGGGCGAGCACCTGACGGCGCAGCGAGCGCATTCGCCTGCGCTTGGTGTCCCTGTCGTCCTCCAGCGCGGAGACGATGGCATCCTTCACGCTGTCCAGGTCGTGTGGGTTGCACAGATACGACTGGCGCAATTCGGCTGACGCGCCGGTGAATTCGCTCAACACCAGGGCGCCGTTGAGCCCGCTGTGACAGGCGACGTACTCCTTGGCGACCAGGTTCATGCCGTCGCGCAGCGGCGTCACCAGCATGACGTCGGCGGCAAGGAAGAACGCGATGAGCTCGTCGCGCGGGATCGGCCGGTGCAGGTAGTGCACCACCGGGTAGCCGACCCTCGCGAACTCGCCGTTGATCCGGCCGACCTGGCGTTCGATGTCGCCGCGCATCTGGATGTAGCTCTCGACGCGCTCGCGGCTCGGGGTGGCCAGCTGGACCATCACGGTCTCCGCCGGGTCGACCCGGCCGTCGACGAGCAGCTCCTCCAGCGCGTTGAGCCGGATATCGATGCCCTTGGTGTAGTCCAGCCGGTCGACGCCGAGCAGGATGTTCTTCGGATTGCCCAGCTCGGCCCGGATCTTGGCGGCGCGCTCGCGCACCGACCTGCGCCGAGAGTGCTCGTCGAGTTGGGCCGAGGCGATCGAGATCGGGAACGCACCCACCCGGACCGTCCGGAACCCCACCTGGACGACACCGAGCTTGGATCGCACGCCGATCGAACCGCGCGAGGTCGGCTGGCCGGCCAGCCTGCGGGCCAGGTAGAGGAAGTTCTGTGCGCCGCCGGGCAGGTGAAAGCCGATCAGGTCGGCGCCGAGCAGGCCCTCGACGATCTCGGTCCGCCACGGCATCTGCATGAACAGCTCGACCGGCGGGAACGGGATGTGCAGGAAGAACCCGATGGTCAGATCGGGGCGCAGCATGCGAAGCATCTTGGGCACGAGTTGCAGTTGGTAATCCTGCACCCACACCGTCGCGCCCTCGGCGGCGACCTTCGCGGTGGCCTCGGCGAAGCGCCGGTTCACCGTGACGTAGGCGGCCCACCAGTTGCGGTCGTAGACCGGACGCACGATGACGTCGTGGTAGAGCGGCCACAGCGTGCCGTTGGAGAAGCCTTCGTAGTAGTCCCCCACCTCCAGCGCCGACAGCGGGACCGGATGCAGTTCGAGGCCGTCCTCGATGATCGGTTCGACTTCGACGTCGGGGACGCCGGCCCAGCCGACCCAGGCCCCCTTGTTGTTGCGCAACACCGGTTCCAACGCGGTCACCAGACCCCCTGGGCTGCGCTTCCATCGGCTGGTCCCGTCGGGCAGTCGTTCGAGGTCGACGGGGAGCCGATTGGCGACGACGACGAACCCGGAGCCCGATTCGGACGGGTCGGCGCTCGCTGCCGCGGTCTCAGCAGGTGAAGTATCTCTGGCGTGCTCGGAGTCGTCGGAGGGGTTCATCTGGTCCACTCACGCATCCTTCGCGTTGCTGTATCCCGCTGGAGTTGTGCAGTCGACGTCGCCGTTGGCGTCGAATAAGAGGTTATTCGCTCCGGACGCTCGGTCCAATACCCAACATAGACAACAGCATTCGGCACTCGTCGGCATCCTCGGCGTAGGCAGCGACCACCCGCTGCGCCTGCCGCGCTGTCTCGTCGGCGAGCGGTTCCAGATCGTCGTCCGCGATGTCGTTCGCGCTGCCTTTCGCGGCCATCTTCAAGTCCTCCCGGCTCAGTACGCTCGTACGTGCGAATAGTCAATGGTATGCGACGCTCGGACCTCCGTCCGCCTCGGACTTCCGCGACGCACCCGCGTCATGTCGACCGCACCCCGGCTGGTGCGCCGACCTGGCCCGTCCCTATACCGTGGGAACCGCAGCACCAACTCCACGAAAGGGTCGACATGCCGCTGGCCACGGTGAACGGAATTTCCCTCAATTACCAGGTCAAGGGTGATCGCGCCAGGGGCGCCGACGTCAAGGGCTCCGCGCCGCTCGTGGTCATGATCATGGGCACCGGAAGCCCGGGGCGGGTGTGGGAACTGCACCAGGTTCCGGCGCTGGTCGCGGCGGGCTACCGGGTGTGCACGTTCGACAACCGCGGGATCGCGCCGTCTTTCGAGGCCGCCTCCGGCATGACCATCGACGAACTGGTCGCCGACACCGCCGCCCTCATCGAATTCCTCGCCGAGGGGCCCGCACTGGTGGTCGGCACCTCGATGGGCGCGCGGGTAGCCCAGGAGCTGGCCTTGGCTCGTCCGGATCTGGTGCGCAAGGCGGTATTCATGGCGGGTCACGGGCGACTCGACCAGTTTCAGAAGACGCTGTCGCTCGGCGAACACGAGCTGGACGCCAGCGGGGTGCAGCTGCCGCCGAAGTACGAGGCAGCGGTCAACGCTGTGATGAACCTGTCGCCCGCGACCATGGCAGAGGCGAACGCCGCTCGCGACTGGCTCGACCTGTTCGAGTTCACCGGCGGACCGGTGCCGCCGGGCATCCGCGCCCAGCGCCGCATGGACCACGATTTCGACCGGGTGCAGGCATACCGGGCGATCCGGGTGCCCTGCCTGTCGGTCGGGTTTGCTGACGACCGGATGATCCCGCCGTACCTGTCCAGGGAGATCGCCGACGTCATCCCGGGCGCGCGGTACCAGGAAGTGCCGGATGCTGGACATTTCGGATATCTGGAACGGCCGGAAGCGGTCAACAAGATCCTGCTCGACTTCTTTGCGAGCTGATTGCGAGTTTGGCAAGGGTGCACAGGAGGTAATCGCTCTGGCGTAACGTCTGCCTTGCTAGGGTCGAAACAACGCACGGGGTATCTCGGCGCTTGCGGTTCGTGTAACCCCGGCGCCGTGTGACCCCGGAGCGATCCCGTACATAGCGCCAGTATCCAGTGAGGTGAAATTGAGCACCAACCCCTTCGATGACGAAGACGGCCGCTTCTTCGTCCTGGTCAACGACGAGGAACAGCATTCCCTGTGGCCGGCGTTCGCCGAGGTTCCGGCAGGATGGCGAGTCGTGTTCGGTGAGGACAGCCGCGCCGCCTGCGTCGAGTATG
The DNA window shown above is from Nocardia sp. NBC_01730 and carries:
- a CDS encoding MbtH family protein, which gives rise to MSTNPFDDEDGRFFVLVNDEEQHSLWPAFAEVPAGWRVVFGEDSRAACVEYVEKNWTDMRPKSLRDAMAADDAARQGAKS
- a CDS encoding alpha,alpha-trehalose-phosphate synthase (UDP-forming), whose amino-acid sequence is MNPSDDSEHARDTSPAETAAASADPSESGSGFVVVANRLPVDLERLPDGTSRWKRSPGGLVTALEPVLRNNKGAWVGWAGVPDVEVEPIIEDGLELHPVPLSALEVGDYYEGFSNGTLWPLYHDVIVRPVYDRNWWAAYVTVNRRFAEATAKVAAEGATVWVQDYQLQLVPKMLRMLRPDLTIGFFLHIPFPPVELFMQMPWRTEIVEGLLGADLIGFHLPGGAQNFLYLARRLAGQPTSRGSIGVRSKLGVVQVGFRTVRVGAFPISIASAQLDEHSRRRSVRERAAKIRAELGNPKNILLGVDRLDYTKGIDIRLNALEELLVDGRVDPAETVMVQLATPSRERVESYIQMRGDIERQVGRINGEFARVGYPVVHYLHRPIPRDELIAFFLAADVMLVTPLRDGMNLVAKEYVACHSGLNGALVLSEFTGASAELRQSYLCNPHDLDSVKDAIVSALEDDRDTKRRRMRSLRRQVLAHDVDRWARAFLDALAQDQVAGSALLTDDDIYPESRTPSR
- a CDS encoding alpha/beta fold hydrolase, whose amino-acid sequence is MPLATVNGISLNYQVKGDRARGADVKGSAPLVVMIMGTGSPGRVWELHQVPALVAAGYRVCTFDNRGIAPSFEAASGMTIDELVADTAALIEFLAEGPALVVGTSMGARVAQELALARPDLVRKAVFMAGHGRLDQFQKTLSLGEHELDASGVQLPPKYEAAVNAVMNLSPATMAEANAARDWLDLFEFTGGPVPPGIRAQRRMDHDFDRVQAYRAIRVPCLSVGFADDRMIPPYLSREIADVIPGARYQEVPDAGHFGYLERPEAVNKILLDFFAS